One Halobaculum sp. CBA1158 DNA segment encodes these proteins:
- a CDS encoding proton-conducting transporter membrane subunit, which produces MAGHTSKRTVGALPDTTAESPFVPVALTWLAWVLFAASVAALAVRVLFGGDWAIPGVVAVDGLTVLMWVVVTFFSGIVHSYSRRYVAGTAHETRFFVLVFGFTVTVMGLVAADHLALFGLLWLSMGLLMAKLIGLARGWRQARAAARVARRHFAASSGLLAVALAALWWETGATTVSGIAAAADTPGGSVWLVAAGALVLAAMIQSALIPFHTWLLSSMTAPTPASALMHAGFVNAGGILLTRFAPVVTVDSALMLAVVAVGGASAIGGKLLKSVRTDIKAKLGCSTVGQMGFMIMQVGLGFFGAAITHLILHGFYKAYQFLSSGERVEHTAPDGGTGATIGRVASVGGVVVTLLTGLAGGALFAVLTGKGLRVDSGLLLTFFVAFTTLHAARDAVQQTSLPAAARYAAVPVAFLPAIVVYAVVYEGVSALLTVEPVSTELTVLHVVIAAVFVGIYVGIETGVHENSRRLYVALLNAGQPSSDTVMTATEEYNEY; this is translated from the coding sequence ATGGCAGGACATACCTCGAAGAGGACGGTCGGAGCGCTCCCGGACACGACGGCGGAGTCGCCGTTCGTGCCCGTCGCACTAACCTGGCTCGCGTGGGTGCTGTTCGCCGCGAGCGTCGCCGCCCTCGCGGTCCGAGTCCTGTTCGGTGGCGACTGGGCGATCCCCGGCGTCGTCGCCGTCGACGGACTGACGGTCCTGATGTGGGTGGTCGTCACGTTCTTCAGCGGTATCGTCCACAGCTACTCCCGTCGGTACGTGGCGGGTACCGCCCACGAGACGAGGTTCTTCGTCCTCGTGTTCGGCTTCACGGTGACCGTGATGGGGCTCGTCGCGGCCGACCACCTCGCCCTGTTCGGGCTCCTGTGGCTGAGTATGGGCCTACTGATGGCGAAGCTCATCGGACTCGCCCGCGGCTGGAGGCAGGCGCGGGCCGCCGCGAGGGTCGCCCGCAGGCACTTCGCGGCCAGCAGCGGGCTCCTCGCCGTCGCGCTGGCGGCGCTGTGGTGGGAGACCGGCGCGACGACGGTCTCCGGAATCGCCGCGGCCGCCGACACGCCCGGCGGCTCGGTGTGGCTCGTCGCGGCCGGCGCGCTCGTCCTCGCGGCGATGATCCAGTCCGCGCTGATCCCGTTCCACACCTGGCTGCTCTCCTCCATGACCGCGCCGACGCCGGCGTCGGCGCTGATGCACGCCGGCTTCGTCAACGCGGGCGGCATCCTCCTCACCCGGTTCGCTCCGGTCGTCACCGTCGACTCCGCCCTCATGCTCGCGGTGGTCGCCGTCGGCGGGGCCAGCGCGATCGGCGGAAAGCTCCTGAAGTCCGTTCGGACGGACATCAAGGCCAAGCTGGGCTGTTCGACGGTCGGACAGATGGGATTCATGATCATGCAGGTCGGCCTCGGGTTCTTCGGGGCCGCGATCACCCATCTCATCCTCCACGGCTTCTACAAGGCCTACCAGTTCCTCAGCTCGGGCGAACGGGTCGAACACACCGCCCCAGATGGAGGGACCGGAGCCACGATAGGGCGGGTGGCGAGCGTGGGCGGCGTGGTCGTGACGCTCCTGACCGGCCTGGCCGGCGGCGCGCTGTTCGCGGTGCTCACCGGGAAGGGACTCCGCGTCGACAGCGGGCTCCTGCTGACGTTCTTCGTGGCGTTCACTACCCTCCACGCCGCCCGGGACGCGGTCCAGCAGACGTCGCTTCCGGCGGCAGCCCGCTACGCGGCCGTCCCGGTGGCGTTCCTCCCCGCCATCGTCGTCTACGCCGTGGTCTACGAGGGGGTCTCGGCGCTCCTGACCGTCGAGCCGGTGTCGACCGAGCTGACCGTCCTCCACGTCGTGATCGCCGCCGTCTTCGTCGGCATCTACGTCGGCATCGAGACTGGCGTCCACGAGAACAGCCGGCGTCTCTACGTGGCGCTGTTGAACGCCGGCCAGCCGTCCTCGGACACCGTGATGACCGCCACGGAGGAGTACAATGAGTACTGA